A section of the Jannaschia sp. S6380 genome encodes:
- the rpsO gene encoding 30S ribosomal protein S15, which translates to MSITVEEKNRLIKEFATKEGDTGSPEVQIAILTSRITTLTEHFKTHKKDNHSRRGLLMMVAQRRKLLDYTRGKDEARYQDLIKRLGIRR; encoded by the coding sequence ATGTCGATCACCGTCGAAGAAAAGAACCGTCTTATCAAGGAATTCGCGACCAAGGAGGGGGACACCGGCTCTCCCGAGGTGCAGATCGCGATCCTGACCAGCCGGATCACCACGCTGACCGAACACTTCAAGACCCACAAGAAGGACAACCACTCCCGTCGTGGCCTTCTGATGATGGTCGCGCAGCGCCGCAAGCTGCTGGACTATACCCGCGGCAAGGATGAAGCCCGGTATCAGGACCTGATCAAGCGTCTCGGCATCCGCCGCTGA
- the truB gene encoding tRNA pseudouridine(55) synthase TruB, which yields MARRKRGNPVDGWMIVDKPAGVTSTALVGKVRWALNAQKAGHAGTLDPDATGVLAVALGEATKTVPYVTDAMKCYRFRVAWGAETTTDDAAGDVVRRADARPDRGAIEAALQAFRGDITQVPPQVSAVKVDGARAYDLARDGVAMDLAARPLRVERFDLTEAEDDGAAFEMVCGKGGYVRSIARDLGRALGCLGHVVCLRRLWSGPFRVEEAVAPDRIEDLARTPELLSLLQPLELGLHDLPALPVDAVAAVRLRHGNPAAVQLGAEEGQICAAILDGRAVAVGTYRAGLLQPSRVFAG from the coding sequence ATGGCACGGCGCAAGCGGGGCAATCCCGTCGATGGTTGGATGATCGTCGACAAGCCTGCGGGCGTCACCTCCACCGCGCTGGTGGGCAAGGTCCGCTGGGCGCTGAATGCGCAGAAGGCCGGACATGCCGGAACGCTGGACCCGGACGCGACCGGCGTGCTCGCCGTGGCGCTGGGCGAGGCGACGAAGACCGTGCCCTATGTCACGGATGCCATGAAATGCTATCGGTTCCGCGTGGCCTGGGGCGCCGAGACGACGACCGACGACGCCGCCGGCGACGTCGTGCGGCGCGCCGATGCGCGACCCGATCGCGGCGCGATCGAGGCGGCCCTGCAAGCCTTTCGCGGGGACATCACGCAGGTTCCGCCCCAGGTCTCGGCCGTCAAGGTCGACGGCGCGCGGGCCTACGACCTGGCGCGGGACGGCGTGGCCATGGACCTGGCCGCGCGGCCGCTCCGCGTCGAACGGTTCGACCTGACCGAGGCGGAAGACGACGGCGCCGCGTTCGAAATGGTCTGCGGCAAGGGCGGCTATGTCCGGTCGATCGCGCGCGACCTGGGGCGGGCGCTGGGCTGCCTGGGTCATGTCGTCTGCCTGCGCCGCCTGTGGTCGGGGCCGTTCCGTGTCGAGGAGGCCGTCGCCCCCGACCGGATCGAAGACCTGGCGCGGACGCCCGAACTGCTGTCGCTGCTGCAACCGCTCGAACTCGGCCTCCATGATTTGCCGGCACTGCCCGTGGACGCGGTCGCGGCCGTCCGCCTGCGGCATGGCAACCCGGCCGCGGTGCAACTCGGCGCCGAAGAGGGGCAGATCTGCGCCGCAATTCTGGATGGCCGTGCGGTTGCGGTTGGCACCTACCGCGCGGGCCTGCTGCAACCCAGCCGGGTGTTCGCGGGCTGA
- a CDS encoding DUF1674 domain-containing protein encodes MARRAALSDVARRALEEAEARARTDPDLPPELGGRDGPEPVRYGDWELKGLAIDF; translated from the coding sequence ATCGCCCGTCGCGCGGCCCTGTCTGACGTTGCCCGCCGCGCGCTGGAGGAAGCGGAAGCCCGCGCCAGAACCGACCCCGACCTGCCGCCCGAACTGGGCGGTCGCGACGGACCGGAGCCGGTCCGCTATGGCGACTGGGAATTGAAGGGCTTGGCGATCGACTTCTAG
- a CDS encoding DUF1643 domain-containing protein encodes MITRTHSRDGTLSTAVYSDDERYRFDLLRVWDADGGRINFVMLNPSTATELANDPTVERCERRARTLGFGAFRVTNIFAYRATDPRDMRACSDPVGGPANDAAIREAALWADRVVCAWGTHGAYLDRGAQVERLLRGTGRPLDTLGLSKDGHPKHPLYIGYAVQPARWASPCS; translated from the coding sequence ATGATCACCCGGACACATAGCCGCGACGGCACCCTCTCCACGGCGGTGTATTCGGACGACGAACGCTATCGTTTCGACCTCTTGCGGGTGTGGGACGCGGATGGCGGCCGGATCAACTTCGTGATGCTGAACCCGTCCACCGCGACCGAACTGGCCAACGACCCGACGGTCGAGCGCTGCGAACGACGGGCGCGCACGCTGGGCTTCGGCGCGTTCCGCGTGACCAACATCTTCGCATATCGCGCCACCGATCCCCGCGACATGCGCGCCTGTTCGGACCCGGTCGGGGGCCCCGCGAACGATGCTGCGATCCGCGAGGCCGCGCTCTGGGCGGATCGCGTCGTCTGCGCCTGGGGCACGCATGGCGCGTATCTCGATCGCGGTGCCCAGGTGGAACGCCTGCTGCGCGGGACGGGTCGGCCGCTCGATACGCTGGGCTTGTCGAAGGACGGGCATCCCAAGCATCCTCTCTATATCGGCTATGCCGTGCAGCCGGCACGGTGGGCGTCGCCATGCAGTTGA
- the pnp gene encoding polyribonucleotide nucleotidyltransferase, whose protein sequence is MFNIVKKEMEWGHDTLTLETGKIARQADGCVIATYGETSVMAAVTYAKQPKPGQDFFPLTVHYNEKYYAAGKVPGGFFKREARPTEKETLTSRLIDRPIRPLFVEGFKNEVLVICTVLSHDLENDPDVVAMIAASAALTISGAPFMGPIAGARVGFVDGEYVLNPSVDDMQNLKTNPEQRLDLVVAGTRDAVMMVESEAYELSESEMLGAVKFGHDQMQPVIDLIVSLAEDAAKEPMDFQAPDYSELFEAVKAAGEQKMRDAYAITDKQDRTAAVSAAKDAIKAELSEEQLEDPNLGTALKKLESKVLRGDVVKNGKRIDGRGLDTVRPIVSEVGLLPRTHGSALFTRGETQGLVVTTLGTGDDEQMIDALHGTYKSNFLLHYNFPPYSVGEVGRFGPPGRREIGHGKLAWRALQAVLPTATDFPYTIRLVSEITESNGSSSMATVCGGSLSMMDAGVPLKAPVAGVAMGLVLEDDGDYAVLTDILGDEDHLGDMDFKVAGTEDGITSLQMDIKVAGITPEIMEKALEQAKAGRVHILGEMAKALTEGRNEFSAHAPRIETMQVPTDKIREVIGSGGKVIREIVEVSGAKVDIQDDGTIKIASANGEAIQKAYDMINSIVAEPEEGKVYKGKVVKIVDFGAFVNFFGKRDGLVHVSQIENRRLNHPSDVLKEGQEVWVKLLGFDDRGKVRLAMKMVDQETGQEAKDESAE, encoded by the coding sequence ATGTTCAACATCGTCAAGAAAGAGATGGAGTGGGGGCACGACACCCTCACTCTGGAAACGGGCAAGATCGCCCGCCAGGCCGACGGCTGCGTGATCGCCACCTATGGCGAGACCTCCGTGATGGCCGCGGTGACCTATGCCAAGCAGCCGAAGCCGGGGCAGGACTTCTTCCCGCTGACCGTACACTACAACGAGAAATACTACGCCGCGGGCAAGGTTCCCGGCGGCTTCTTCAAGCGCGAAGCCCGGCCGACGGAGAAGGAGACGCTGACCTCGCGCCTCATCGACCGGCCAATCCGCCCGCTCTTCGTCGAGGGGTTCAAGAACGAGGTCCTCGTGATCTGCACCGTTCTGTCCCACGACCTGGAAAACGATCCCGATGTCGTCGCGATGATCGCCGCCTCGGCCGCGCTGACGATTTCGGGCGCGCCCTTCATGGGTCCCATCGCGGGCGCCCGCGTCGGCTTCGTCGATGGCGAATACGTGCTGAACCCGTCGGTCGACGACATGCAGAACCTCAAGACCAACCCCGAGCAGCGCCTCGACCTCGTGGTCGCGGGCACCCGGGACGCGGTGATGATGGTCGAATCCGAAGCCTATGAGCTGTCGGAATCCGAGATGCTGGGCGCGGTCAAGTTCGGCCATGACCAGATGCAGCCGGTCATCGATCTGATCGTGTCGCTGGCCGAGGATGCCGCGAAGGAGCCGATGGATTTCCAGGCGCCGGACTATTCGGAGCTCTTCGAGGCCGTGAAGGCCGCCGGCGAGCAGAAGATGCGCGACGCCTATGCCATCACCGACAAGCAGGATCGGACCGCCGCGGTTTCGGCGGCGAAGGACGCGATCAAGGCCGAGCTGTCGGAAGAGCAGCTTGAGGATCCGAACCTCGGCACCGCGCTCAAGAAGCTTGAATCGAAGGTCCTGCGCGGGGATGTCGTCAAGAACGGCAAGCGGATCGACGGGCGCGGGCTCGACACCGTCCGGCCGATCGTCTCGGAGGTGGGTCTGCTGCCCCGCACGCACGGCTCCGCGCTGTTCACGCGCGGCGAGACCCAGGGCCTGGTCGTGACCACGCTGGGCACCGGCGATGACGAGCAGATGATCGATGCGCTGCACGGCACCTACAAGTCGAACTTCTTGCTGCACTACAACTTCCCGCCCTATTCGGTCGGCGAAGTCGGGCGCTTCGGCCCTCCGGGTCGGCGCGAGATCGGCCACGGCAAGCTGGCCTGGCGTGCGTTGCAGGCGGTGCTGCCGACGGCGACGGATTTCCCCTACACCATCCGCCTCGTCTCCGAGATTACGGAGTCGAACGGCTCCTCGTCGATGGCGACGGTCTGCGGCGGATCGCTGTCGATGATGGACGCGGGCGTCCCGCTGAAGGCGCCGGTGGCCGGTGTCGCGATGGGCCTCGTGCTCGAGGATGATGGCGATTACGCGGTTCTGACCGACATCCTGGGCGACGAGGATCACCTCGGCGACATGGATTTCAAGGTCGCGGGCACTGAGGACGGCATTACGTCGCTGCAGATGGACATCAAGGTCGCCGGCATCACGCCCGAGATCATGGAGAAGGCGCTCGAGCAGGCCAAGGCCGGCCGGGTCCACATCCTGGGCGAGATGGCGAAGGCGCTGACCGAGGGCCGCAACGAGTTCTCGGCCCACGCCCCGCGCATCGAGACGATGCAGGTGCCCACCGACAAGATCCGCGAAGTGATCGGGTCGGGCGGCAAGGTCATCCGCGAGATCGTGGAAGTCTCCGGCGCCAAGGTCGACATCCAGGACGACGGCACGATCAAGATCGCGTCCGCCAACGGCGAGGCCATCCAGAAGGCCTACGACATGATCAATTCGATCGTGGCGGAGCCGGAGGAAGGCAAGGTTTACAAGGGCAAGGTCGTGAAGATCGTCGATTTCGGCGCCTTCGTGAACTTCTTCGGCAAGCGCGACGGGCTGGTCCATGTCAGCCAGATCGAGAACCGCCGCCTGAACCATCCGTCGGACGTCCTGAAGGAAGGCCAGGAGGTTTGGGTCAAGCTGCTGGGCTTCGACGACCGGGGCAAGGTGCGCCTGGCCATGAAGATGGTCGACCAGGAGACCGGTCAGGAAGCCAAGGACGAATCGGCCGAATAA
- a CDS encoding MAPEG family protein: MPEVTPFYAAIIAILMAVLSTLVGVGRGHHGVALGDGRVAPLALSIRRFGNLSEYAAMALLILLLLELTGTEPFWLHAYGTALVAFRAIHPIVLFDDMGAPAWRKAGRFASAAGTAGLLLSGGVALLL; encoded by the coding sequence ATGCCTGAAGTGACGCCGTTCTACGCCGCGATCATCGCGATCCTGATGGCGGTCCTGTCCACCCTTGTCGGGGTCGGGCGGGGACATCATGGCGTGGCGTTGGGCGACGGCAGGGTGGCACCGCTCGCCTTGTCGATCCGGCGCTTCGGCAACCTGTCGGAATACGCGGCGATGGCCTTGCTGATCCTGCTGCTCCTGGAGCTAACCGGAACCGAGCCGTTCTGGCTGCATGCCTACGGAACGGCACTCGTAGCCTTCCGCGCGATCCATCCGATCGTTCTCTTCGACGACATGGGTGCGCCGGCATGGCGCAAGGCGGGCCGGTTCGCATCGGCTGCGGGAACGGCAGGACTGTTGCTTTCGGGGGGTGTCGCGCTGCTCCTGTGA
- the rbfA gene encoding 30S ribosome-binding factor RbfA encodes MARSRNDHDRGPSQRQLRVGELIRRTLSDVLARGDIHDPELQRMSITVGEVTASPDLKIATAWVLPLGGKDREAAIAALKRNKGELRRAISKEMTLKFAPDLRFRIDETFDRMDDTRRMFADAKVQRDIRADGGSDADDGRGDGGQ; translated from the coding sequence ATGGCACGATCCCGCAATGACCACGACCGCGGCCCGTCGCAGCGCCAGCTGCGCGTCGGAGAGCTGATCCGGCGCACCCTCTCGGACGTGCTGGCGCGGGGCGACATCCACGACCCGGAACTTCAGCGCATGTCGATCACGGTCGGCGAGGTCACCGCCAGCCCCGACCTGAAGATCGCCACGGCCTGGGTCCTGCCGCTGGGCGGCAAGGACCGCGAGGCGGCGATCGCGGCGCTCAAGCGCAACAAGGGCGAATTACGGCGCGCGATCTCGAAGGAGATGACGCTGAAATTCGCGCCCGACCTTCGGTTCCGCATCGACGAGACCTTCGACCGGATGGATGACACGCGCCGGATGTTCGCGGACGCGAAGGTGCAGCGCGACATCCGCGCCGACGGAGGGTCCGACGCCGATGACGGGCGCGGGGATGGCGGGCAATGA
- a CDS encoding alpha/beta hydrolase translates to MQLKRHDVTTDDGTRIAVHEAGEGSPLLLLHGFPQNHRCWRPVLPMLTARHRCILPDLRGYGDSDAPADDAGHETYSKRRMARDIVAVLDALDLDRVDIAGHDRGARVAYRFALDHPERLRRLAILEVIPTVSFWEAWTADLAQAAYHWNFLAQPAPMPERLIAGDAQAWIDWTLRTWTKTKSLDVFATDALDSYRQQAADPARLTAMCADYRAGYHSDRELDAADRAAARRIAAPMLFVWARHGFPASTGDPAAVWRDWAYGVTDRSVESGHFAMEEAPDQVGAALAEFFELEE, encoded by the coding sequence ATGCAGTTGAAGCGGCATGACGTCACGACGGATGACGGCACGCGGATCGCCGTGCACGAGGCCGGGGAGGGGTCGCCGCTCCTGCTGCTGCACGGATTTCCGCAGAATCACCGGTGCTGGCGACCGGTCCTGCCGATGCTGACCGCGCGGCATCGCTGCATCCTTCCCGACCTGCGGGGCTATGGCGACAGCGACGCGCCGGCGGACGATGCCGGGCACGAGACCTATTCCAAGCGCCGCATGGCACGGGACATCGTGGCGGTGCTCGACGCGCTGGACTTGGACCGGGTGGACATTGCCGGCCATGATCGAGGGGCCCGTGTGGCCTATCGGTTCGCGCTGGATCACCCCGAACGGCTGCGTCGACTGGCAATACTGGAGGTCATCCCGACCGTCTCCTTTTGGGAGGCTTGGACGGCGGATCTGGCGCAGGCGGCTTATCACTGGAACTTCCTCGCCCAGCCGGCGCCGATGCCGGAGCGGTTGATCGCCGGGGATGCGCAAGCTTGGATCGACTGGACCCTGCGGACGTGGACGAAAACAAAGTCGCTCGATGTATTCGCGACGGACGCGCTCGATAGCTATCGGCAGCAGGCGGCCGATCCGGCGCGACTGACGGCGATGTGCGCGGATTACCGTGCCGGGTATCATAGCGATCGGGAACTCGATGCAGCCGATCGCGCCGCGGCGCGCCGGATTGCGGCGCCCATGCTTTTTGTCTGGGCACGTCATGGCTTTCCCGCCTCCACCGGCGATCCGGCAGCGGTTTGGCGGGATTGGGCGTATGGCGTGACGGATCGATCCGTCGAATCTGGTCATTTTGCAATGGAGGAAGCCCCGGATCAGGTCGGCGCCGCCCTGGCGGAGTTCTTCGAGCTGGAAGAATAG
- a CDS encoding dihydrodipicolinate reductase: MRALLFLLVFPYPAAAFEAVTSRDAFVALTAGKRLMGDGVSLQVLPDGRITGRGFGLRVSGTWAWRDGLFCRTLDTALRDFPLNCQTVAIQGDVLRFRADRGTGDVADLRLR; encoded by the coding sequence ATGCGCGCGCTTCTCTTCCTTCTCGTCTTCCCCTACCCCGCCGCGGCGTTCGAGGCCGTGACCTCGCGCGACGCCTTCGTCGCGCTCACCGCAGGCAAGCGGCTGATGGGGGATGGCGTTTCGCTGCAGGTCCTGCCCGACGGCCGCATCACGGGTCGCGGCTTCGGATTGCGCGTGTCGGGGACCTGGGCATGGCGGGACGGGCTGTTCTGTCGAACGCTGGATACGGCGCTGCGCGACTTCCCCCTGAACTGCCAGACCGTCGCGATCCAGGGTGACGTGCTGCGATTCCGTGCCGACCGGGGCACGGGCGACGTGGCCGACCTGCGCCTGCGCTAG
- the dapB gene encoding 4-hydroxy-tetrahydrodipicolinate reductase encodes MQTPGIVVMGGSGRMGRMLCDLIQSSEAAHLVGVTEAPGHDWVGQDLGTVRGGAPDGVPVTDDPIEVVAKAQAVIDFTTPAATVGMSELCAQARAVHVVGTTGLAADDIAALDRAARHATVVRAGNMSLGVNLLTQLVRQVAGALDADYDIEIVETHHRHKVDAPSGTALMLGEAAAEGRGMPLDQVADRGRDGMTGRRARGAIGFHAVRGGDVVGDHDVIFAGEGERIVLRHAATDRSVFARGALKAALWGQGKGPGAFDMLDVLGLR; translated from the coding sequence ATGCAGACACCGGGTATCGTCGTGATGGGCGGGTCGGGCCGCATGGGCCGGATGCTGTGCGATCTGATCCAGTCGTCGGAGGCCGCGCACCTCGTCGGCGTGACCGAGGCGCCGGGCCATGACTGGGTCGGGCAGGATCTGGGCACGGTGCGCGGCGGGGCGCCCGACGGCGTGCCGGTCACCGACGACCCGATCGAGGTCGTGGCGAAGGCACAGGCGGTCATCGACTTCACCACGCCCGCGGCGACCGTCGGCATGTCGGAGCTCTGCGCGCAGGCCCGCGCCGTTCACGTGGTCGGCACCACCGGACTTGCCGCGGACGACATCGCCGCGCTGGACCGCGCCGCGCGGCATGCGACCGTCGTGCGCGCGGGCAATATGTCGCTGGGGGTGAACCTCCTGACGCAGCTGGTGCGGCAGGTCGCCGGTGCCCTGGACGCCGACTACGATATCGAGATCGTCGAGACGCATCACCGGCACAAGGTCGACGCCCCTTCGGGCACCGCGCTGATGCTGGGCGAGGCCGCGGCCGAGGGACGGGGCATGCCCCTCGACCAGGTGGCGGATCGCGGGCGCGACGGCATGACCGGACGGCGCGCCCGGGGCGCCATCGGGTTCCACGCCGTCCGGGGCGGCGACGTGGTGGGCGATCACGATGTCATTTTCGCCGGCGAGGGCGAGCGCATCGTCCTGCGGCACGCGGCAACCGACCGCAGCGTCTTTGCCCGCGGGGCCCTCAAGGCGGCGCTCTGGGGCCAGGGCAAGGGACCGGGCGCCTTCGACATGCTGGATGTGTTGGGTTTGCGTTAG
- a CDS encoding TetR/AcrR family transcriptional regulator, producing MRLKPEDKARIGDRIVAAAAIAFRKRGIGAVTLDDLMNGAGLTRGAFYAHFRSKSDLVAEVLRRDHPILRMLQARSDPTPDALWKEMVRIFDGYLDPANLSDVHRGCTLAALTGEAARGTEAQRRGYDAALREIAAEMTRGLNGGADTMAAIVTASGAIAAAQACSERDTQAAILHGARRQVMAILSAMRP from the coding sequence ATGCGACTGAAACCAGAAGACAAGGCGCGGATCGGTGATCGTATTGTCGCGGCCGCGGCGATCGCGTTCCGTAAGCGGGGCATCGGGGCCGTCACGCTCGACGATTTGATGAACGGCGCGGGCCTGACGCGTGGGGCGTTCTACGCCCATTTCCGATCAAAGTCCGATCTGGTCGCCGAGGTCCTGCGCCGCGACCATCCGATACTCCGCATGCTGCAGGCCCGATCCGACCCCACGCCCGATGCCCTGTGGAAGGAGATGGTCAGGATATTCGACGGCTATCTCGATCCCGCGAACCTCTCGGACGTGCATCGCGGCTGCACCCTCGCTGCCCTGACCGGAGAGGCCGCGCGTGGAACCGAGGCGCAGCGGCGGGGCTATGATGCCGCGTTGAGAGAGATCGCGGCGGAGATGACGCGGGGCCTGAATGGCGGGGCCGACACGATGGCGGCCATCGTGACCGCATCCGGCGCCATCGCCGCCGCGCAAGCCTGTTCGGAGCGTGATACGCAGGCCGCGATCCTGCACGGAGCGCGGCGGCAGGTCATGGCCATCCTGTCGGCGATGCGTCCCTGA
- a CDS encoding phosphodiester glycosidase family protein: protein MILRALACLLALTGLADACESVDHRGRTFTVCTADLARQEIGLRLNGVDGLPLGEFDALQAKVDAPIHFAMNGGMYHQDRRPVGLYVEDGKQSKRIVIREGPGNFGLLPNGVFCIRDDRADVIESRAFADEPPACRHATQSGPMLVIDGRLHPRFLPDSMSFKRRNAVGATPDGRTVHFVISEGAVTFHEMATLFRDVLDVRDALFLDGTVSRLHAPAQGRSDPGRAMGPILYVTGRG, encoded by the coding sequence ATGATCCTGCGGGCGCTCGCCTGCCTGCTGGCACTGACCGGCCTGGCCGACGCCTGCGAGTCCGTCGACCACCGCGGGCGCACGTTCACCGTCTGCACCGCCGATCTGGCAAGGCAGGAAATCGGGCTGCGGCTGAACGGCGTCGATGGCCTGCCGCTCGGTGAGTTCGACGCGCTCCAGGCAAAGGTCGACGCACCCATCCACTTCGCCATGAACGGCGGAATGTACCATCAGGACCGCCGGCCCGTCGGTCTCTATGTCGAGGACGGCAAGCAATCCAAACGGATCGTCATACGGGAAGGTCCGGGCAATTTCGGCCTGTTGCCGAACGGCGTGTTCTGCATCCGTGACGACCGCGCGGACGTCATCGAAAGCCGTGCCTTCGCGGACGAACCGCCCGCTTGCCGCCATGCGACGCAGTCCGGCCCGATGCTGGTAATCGACGGCCGGCTGCACCCGCGCTTCCTGCCCGACAGCATGTCGTTCAAACGGCGCAACGCCGTGGGAGCCACGCCGGACGGGCGGACCGTGCATTTCGTGATCTCCGAAGGGGCGGTGACCTTTCACGAGATGGCGACCCTGTTCCGCGACGTGCTGGACGTCCGCGATGCGCTGTTCCTCGACGGCACGGTCTCGCGCCTGCATGCGCCGGCGCAGGGGCGGTCCGATCCGGGCCGCGCGATGGGGCCGATCCTCTATGTGACGGGGCGCGGCTGA
- a CDS encoding methyl-accepting chemotaxis protein yields MTLAWVLPISGAAHLADTFSALLVVAAMAGPALAWVACKLDAAIGRVALAMAGVGQVMLMTGAMAGHPWQLDAHLFYFGFIAAIAAMVDLRALAAAGAAVVLNHLILTFLAPDLVYGLTGDLQTLLRTVIHAVAVMMIVGWLGMSIHVRLTLVDEARVEREAALNAATRAQEAEAETAGALTKAEAARTGAETARGEAESALEALRRETERAEAADAEAQILRQQDEAHRAAERDKQTRVIATLRTALARLAEGDLGGRISGDLPPEYADLGTSFDASIEALSAALYGIRRSSAHISGETQEIASATVDLARRTERQAASLEEITRSNDQLTELIGATAEDAAQAEAIMVTTGSEAETGARIMNQAIDAMAEIEVSSGEVRKITSVIEDIAFQTNMLALNAGVEAARAGDAGRGFAVVASEVRALAQRSSEAANRIDALVGQSGDHIDHGVRLVHDTGTALRTIIESVGTVTTRISRIAATSDEQATGVTAINDALRDLDRVSQQNATMFEETTAACQTLRTNAQDLATAIERFSVLDDEAAPAEGDICSRPSPPDAAPRSGSISVGIERRA; encoded by the coding sequence ATGACGCTCGCCTGGGTTCTGCCGATCTCGGGCGCGGCCCATCTTGCCGACACGTTCTCGGCCCTGCTGGTGGTCGCCGCGATGGCCGGACCGGCCTTGGCATGGGTTGCCTGCAAGCTCGACGCCGCCATCGGGCGCGTCGCATTGGCCATGGCGGGGGTGGGGCAGGTCATGCTCATGACCGGCGCGATGGCGGGCCATCCCTGGCAGCTCGACGCGCATCTGTTCTATTTCGGCTTCATCGCGGCCATCGCGGCGATGGTCGACCTGCGGGCCCTGGCCGCTGCCGGTGCCGCCGTGGTGCTGAACCATCTGATCCTGACTTTCCTCGCACCCGATCTGGTCTACGGATTGACCGGGGACCTGCAGACGCTGCTGCGTACGGTGATCCACGCGGTCGCCGTGATGATGATCGTCGGCTGGCTCGGCATGAGCATCCACGTCCGGCTGACCCTGGTCGACGAGGCGCGCGTGGAACGGGAGGCGGCGCTGAACGCGGCGACGCGCGCGCAGGAGGCGGAGGCGGAGACGGCCGGCGCCCTGACGAAAGCCGAAGCGGCGCGCACCGGCGCGGAAACGGCCCGAGGCGAGGCCGAGTCGGCGCTCGAGGCGCTTCGGCGCGAAACCGAGCGCGCCGAAGCCGCGGATGCCGAGGCCCAAATCCTTCGCCAGCAGGACGAGGCGCATCGCGCCGCCGAACGCGACAAGCAGACGCGGGTGATCGCCACGCTGCGAACCGCCCTTGCACGATTGGCCGAGGGCGACCTGGGTGGGCGCATTTCGGGCGATCTGCCGCCGGAATACGCCGATCTCGGAACGTCCTTCGACGCGAGTATCGAGGCCTTGTCCGCGGCGCTCTACGGGATCCGCCGTTCCTCCGCCCATATCTCTGGCGAGACGCAGGAGATCGCATCGGCCACGGTGGACCTGGCGCGAAGGACCGAGCGACAGGCGGCGTCGCTTGAGGAGATTACCCGTTCGAACGACCAGCTGACCGAGCTGATTGGCGCCACCGCCGAGGACGCCGCGCAGGCGGAAGCGATCATGGTCACCACCGGGTCCGAGGCCGAAACGGGCGCGCGGATCATGAACCAGGCCATCGACGCCATGGCCGAGATCGAGGTTTCATCGGGTGAGGTGCGCAAGATCACCTCGGTGATCGAGGATATCGCCTTCCAGACAAACATGCTGGCGTTGAACGCCGGGGTCGAGGCGGCGCGCGCGGGCGATGCGGGGCGTGGGTTCGCCGTCGTCGCCTCCGAGGTGCGGGCCCTGGCGCAGCGGTCCTCGGAAGCCGCCAACCGCATCGATGCGCTCGTCGGCCAGTCCGGCGACCATATCGACCACGGCGTCCGTCTCGTCCACGACACCGGCACGGCGTTGCGGACGATCATCGAATCGGTCGGCACCGTGACCACTCGCATCAGCCGGATCGCCGCCACATCCGACGAACAGGCGACCGGGGTCACCGCCATCAATGACGCGCTCCGGGATCTGGACCGGGTTTCGCAGCAGAACGCGACGATGTTCGAGGAGACGACAGCCGCCTGTCAGACCCTACGCACGAACGCGCAGGATCTCGCGACGGCCATCGAACGCTTTTCAGTCCTGGATGACGAGGCCGCGCCGGCCGAGGGCGACATCTGTTCCCGGCCCTCGCCGCCGGACGCGGCGCCACGGAGTGGATCGATAAGCGTGGGCATCGAACGCCGCGCCTGA